The following are encoded together in the Lathyrus oleraceus cultivar Zhongwan6 chromosome 3, CAAS_Psat_ZW6_1.0, whole genome shotgun sequence genome:
- the LOC127125570 gene encoding E3 ubiquitin-protein ligase PUB22, producing the protein MNHDEIDVPTYFLCPISLEIMKDPVTVSTGITYDRESIEKWLFSKKNKTCPITKQQLSDYTDLTPNHTLRRLIQAWCTLNASQGIERIPTPKPPINKIQIAKLIKEASHSNLTIQIKSLKKLKSFASGSETNKRCMEDAGAVEFLASIVINNSSNIDSASLLISETNVNPADEALSILHNLHVSEAGLKNLLAFKNGEFIGSLTKVMQKGFFESRAYAVFLLKSMSEVAEPVQLLHQNTELFVELVQVLKDQISQKVSKAALQTLIHLCPFGRNRIKGVEAGTVPVLIELLLENCKDRKPNEMMLVLLECLCQCAEGRAELLRHGAGMAVVSKKILRVSSVANDRAVRILLSVSRFSATHNVVQEMLKLGVVAKLCLVLQVDCGSKTKEKAREILKMHARVWRDSPCIPSNLLSSYPNYI; encoded by the coding sequence ATGAATCACGATGAGATTGATGTTCCTACCTATTTTCTCTGTCCCATTTCATTAGAAATCATGAAGGATCCGGTAACAGTTTCAACCGGCATAACCTACGACAGAGAAAGCATCGAAAAATGGCTATTCTCTAAGAAGAACAAAACATGTCCGATCACAAAACAACAGCTATCAGATTACACTGATCTAACACCAAACCACACACTTCGAAGACTCATTCAAGCTTGGTGTACACTAAACGCTTCACAAGGAATCGAAAGGATCCCAACTCCGAAACCACCGATCAACAAAATCCAAATCGCGAAACTCATCAAAGAAGCTTCTCACTCAAATCTCACCATTCAGATTAAATCTCTCAAAAAACTTAAATCATTTGCTTCTGGTAGTGAAACAAATAAACGCTGCATGGAAGATGCTGGTGCGGTTGAGTTCTTAGCTTCTATTGTGATAAACAATAGTTCCAACATCGATTCCGCGTCTTTATTAATATCAGAAACTAACGTTAATCCCGCTGATGAAGCATTAAGTATACTTCATAACCTTCATGTATCTGAAGCTGGATTGAAGAATCTACTCGCTTTCAAAAACGGCGAATTCATCGGCTCGTTAACGAAAGTTATGCAGAAAGGTTTCTTCGAATCAAGAGCTTATGCAGTATTTTTACTAAAATCAATGTCAGAAGTAGCTGAACCAGTGCAGTTACTACATCAAAACACCGAGTTATTCGTCGAACTGGTGCAAGTTTTGAAGGATCAAATATCACAAAAGGTATCAAAAGCGGCACTTCAGACACTAATCCATCTCTGTCCATTTGGAAGAAACCGAATCAAAGGTGTTGAAGCAGGAACAGTTCCTGTCTTAATCGAACTTCTGTTGGAGAATTGCAAAGACAGAAAACCAAATGaaatgatgttggttttgttggAGTGTCTCTGTCAGTGTGCTGAAGGAAGAGCTGAACTTCTGAGACATGGAGCAGGAATGGCTGTTGTTTCGAAGAAGATTCTTAGGGTTTCGTCGGTCGCGAACGATAGAGCTGTTCGGATTCTGTTGTCTGTTTCAAGATTCTCTGCAACTCATAATGTTGTTCAAGAAATGCTTAAGCTTGGTGTTGTTGCTAAACTGTGTTTGGTTCTTCAAGTTGATTGTGGAAGCAAGACTAAGGAGAAAGCTAGGGAGATTCTTAAGATGCATGCTAGGGTTTGGAGAGATTCTCCATGCATACCTAGTAATTTGCTTTCTTCATACCCTAATTATATCTGA